Within Leptospira noumeaensis, the genomic segment GTCTGAGGTGACCACCACTCGGCCAGCTAAATTTGTTTTTGCTTCTTCTAAATACCGAACAATGGATTGGCATTGGATTTTAACAACTTTCCCATCTTTTTTCTGATTGAGAACTGGGTTATTTTCTAAACTAACCGTACCCGCCATTTTATTATAAATGCCTTTTGATGCAGTGAGAGTGACGCCGTTTTGGAAGTCTTCGACAACCACTTGGCCTTTCAAATTTCCTATAAGTGCATCTTCTCCAATGATTTCAATTTCTCTTGCACTTAGTTTGATGGTTTTATGCATAATGTAAGCACCACCACCTAAAATAAATACTTTCACAGGAAACCCATTAATAGTGCGTTCTTCTTGGGTGAGACTACTTCCTCCCCAAACCACAGGAATTTTATCTTTTTTATCCTTCTTTTTTTCGGGAGAAAAAATAGAATTTTCATTCTTTAATAAATCTTCAGAACCGTATAACACGGGTATAGGGGATGGATTAACCCGAAGGATAGAAACAAACAAAAGATAAAACAAAATTTGTTTTTTCATTATTTTTCCTTCAGCGGATTACTTCCGCCAACCGTCACAGCTTTTGGTTGGATGATGGTAAACTTATTGAGACTTTTATCGGCACGAAGTCCTTTCCCGCGAATGGTAGTTCCATCTGAATACACAAGTACATCATCTTCAGATGATAAGGTTTTATCATCCAAGTTGTAAGTAAGAGTTTCAGACTCTATATATTTACCGTCGTTTGTTTTTAATTTAACCTTCCCACTAAGGACTACCGTTTTTGTGGAGTGGTTGATTTCCCCTCGATCGCCGGTCATTGCAGACGTAACTTTCCCTTTTTCTAATTGTTTGAACTCGAAACCATACACGATGGTTTTGTTTTCTTTAGGGAAAATATATGATTCATCCCCTTTGAGTTTCCATTCCAATTCCCCCGATTCTTTATAAGAAGACCGAGAAAAATTACGCATAGAAATCATAGAACCTGATTCTTTTTCCACTTCAATACGAAGGTATTCTTTATCTTTACAGCTAACAATTGCTAAAAGATAGAAAAATATTTTCAACCTTCGCATCATAAAGAATGATTAATCCTCTAAAAATTTGGTTTTTACCAAACGATCGAGTTCCAAAAGTTGGGTTAATAGAGTTCTGGCTTTTGCTAATGGAAACTGAGTGGTGGCATCAGATAATGCTTTTTCTGGATCTGGATGTACTTCCATAAAAAGTCCTTCCACTCCAACAGAGACAGCTCCGCGAACCATATGAGGAATGAATTCACGAACCCCACCTGTAATGTTTCCTGCAGCACCAGGAAGTTGTGCGGAATGAGTGGCATCAAAAACAATAGGAATTCCATGTTTGTGCATCATAGGAATCCCGCGTAAGTCAAACACCAAGTTGCCGTATCCGAAACTAGCTCCCCTTTCGGTCACCATATACTTTTCAGATCCAGACTCTTGGATTTTTGTTTTGATATGACGGGTGTCATCTGGTGCCATAAACTGGCCTTTTTTTACATTCACCCATTTTCCAGTTTCCGCTGCCTTTGCAATGAGATCAGTTTGGCGGCTAAGAAAAGCTGGAATTTGAAAGATATCAACTGTATCTTTTAAAGGATCTACTTGGATGGTTTCATGAATGTCAGTAAGCACGGGAACATTGTATTTGTTTTTGATAAAATCCAGAAGTTTCCTTCCTTCCTCTAAACCAGGTCCCCTATAAGAATTGATGGAAGACCGATTGGCTTTGTCAAAAGAAGATTTAAAGATATAAACAATCCCTAAATCATCACAAATGGCTTTCATCTCTCCACAAACTCTGTCGAGTAAATCTTTGTTTTCCATGACACAAGGTCCGGAAATTAGAAAGAAGGGATTACGACCCCCGATTTTTTTACCGAAAAACTCTCTTTCTTCAATTAAATCGTACATCTTAATCCTCCGTTTTTTTAGCTAGTTTGGATGCGGCGCGAATGAAACCGGCAAAAAGTGGATGTGGATCTGTTGGCTTGGATTGGAATTCCGGATGAAACTGCACTCCCACAAACCAAGGATGGTTTGCCACTTCTACAATTTCCGCCAAACTTCCATCAGGTGAGAATCCCGCAAGATTCATACCTTTTTTTTCGAAATCATCTTTGTATCGCAAAGTGAATTCAAATCTATGTCTATGTCTTTCAGAAATTCGTTCTGCCTTGTATTCAGAATAAGCAAGACTTCCCTTTTTTACGATACAAGGATAAGCCCCAAGTCGCATGGTTCCACCCATACGTTCGATTTCTTTTTGTTCTTCGATCATAGAAATCACAGGATGATCTACATTGGGTTTAAATTCTGTGGAGTTAGCATCCTTATAACCCAAAACATTTCTTGCAAATTCAATGACAGCACACTGCATCCCAAGGCAAATTCCAAAAAATGGAATTTGTTTGGTTCTGGCATATTGGATGGCGGCAATTTTGCCTTCAATCCCTCGTTCCCCAAATCCGCCGGGGACTAAAATTCCATGTACACCTTTTAAATGGTCTTTGATATTTTTAGAATCGATATCTTCTGGATTGATTTTGATGACATTCACTTCTACGTCATTGGCAATCCCACCATGAGCCAATGATTCATAAACCGAACGATAGGCATCTTGTAACGAAATGTATTTTCCAATCAACGCTACCTTTACGGTCTTCTTCGTGTTACGAATTTTTTTGACCATATTTTCCCACTGGGAAAAATTCAGCTTACGAAGATCCATACCAAGAGCATTGAGGACCACTTCATCCAATTTATCTTCCCGATACATGAGAGGAATTTCATAGATAGAAGTTGTGATATCAACCGCTGAGATTACATTTTGTTCTTTAACGTTACAAAAGAGAGAAATTTTATTTTTCATCTCCTTTGACATTGGTTTGTTGATCCGGCAAATAAGGATGTCTGGTTGGATTCCAAGTGCCAGGAGTTCTTTTACAGAATGTTGTGTTGGTTTTGTTTTTGCTTCGCCCGCTGCTGTAATGGTTGGGACAAGAGTTAGGTGCAAAAACAAAACTTGGCCTGCACCATGTTCATAACGCATTTGCCTGATGGCTTCGAGAAAGGGAACGGACTCAATGTCACCTACGGTTCCACCGATTTCTACAATTACAAAATCTGTTTCTTGGTCTCGTGTTAAGTTATAAATACGGTTTCGAATTTCATTGGTGATATGTGGTACAACTTGTACGGTTCTTCCTAAATAATCACCTTTTCTTTCTCTTTCAATCACCGCATGATAAATTTGACCAGTGGATACGGAATTTTTACGAGAGAATTTAGATTTTGTAAATCTTTCGTAATAACCTAAATCTAAATCTGTTTCTGCACCGTCTTCGGTGACATACACTTCCCCATGTTGGTACGGACTCATCGTACCTGGGTCAATGTTGATATAGGGATCCATTTTTTGTAAAGAGACGGTATAACCCCTGGCTTCTAACAAACAACCGAGAGCTGCAACGGTAACCCCTTTGCCTAAAGAAGAGGAAACGCCACCGGTAATAAAAATATATCTGGTCTTGGACAAAATGGACCTCAAAAAAGAATGTTTTTTACAGAGTGGTGGGATTTGGGTCCAAAATCAATACGTTTAGGAAGGAGATTTTGCTTTTTCTAAAATCTTGGTTGTGGATTTTCCCTGAACAAAAGGCAAAATTTGAATATCCGCTCCCATCTCTTTTAAAATTTGGTATTCCGGCAGGGTTTCTACTTGGTAGTCTCCTCCCTTGGAATGAACCGATGGTTTTACTTTTTTCAAAATTTCGAGAGGAGTATCCTCTGCAAACGAAGATACAAAGTCTACAGAAGAGAGACCGGCAAGGACTGTCATTCGGTCTTCACAAGAATTGATGGGTCGAGTCTCCCCTTTTAGTCGCCTAACACTGGCATCTTCATTGACCCCAATCCATAGTAAATCCCCTAAATCACGAGCCTGAGCCAAATAACTCACATGGCCTGGGTGCAAAATATCAAAACATCCATTGGTAAAAACAATTCGTTTCCCTTCGAGTGACTTTCTTTTGGATTCAATTTGATCTAAAGGAACAATTTTGGAATTTAATTGATCGTAAAAACTCATGCGGTTACATCCAAATAACCAAGTGTTTGTAAGGCCTCTTCAATTTCTGTTTGTGTGACAGTGGCAGCACCTAACTTACCTACAACGATCCCTGCACTGACATTGGAAATGAGTGCTGCATCAGCAATCGGCATTCCTGTAGCAACAAAGGCAGTGTATGTGGTAATCACAGTGTCCCCCGCACCCGTCACATCAAAAACTTCTTTGGCCACTGTTGGGATGTGGTAAAAGGAATCAGTCTTTCTTTCATAAATGGACATTCCTTTTTCCCCACGAGTGATCATCATGGCATCGGGTGTGAGTTTTTCAGAAATTTCCCGACAAGCCGTTTCAATTTCAGAATCACTGATGAGTTTTCTACCCAAAGCCTTTCCGGCTTCATGATGATTCGGAGTCATAATATGGATATTTTTATATAAGAAAAAGTGGCTTACTTGCGGATCAACTGTCACAATTTTATTCTCAAGGTTACAAAGAGCAATGACGGACTGAATGAGTGAAGGTGTGAGATACCCTTTATCATAATCTGATAAAATAACAGCGGAACATTCTTTTAATTTTGATTCAAATTGTTTGAGAACAGAACTTTCTTCTTCTTTTGTCAGAGGAACTACTTCCTCTCTGTCCACCCGACAAATTTGTTGGTGGGTCGCTATGATCCTAGTTTTTAAAATGGTAGGAAGGGTTTTGGATTTTAATAAAACTAAATCTTCTTTCGAAACCGAATTTTTGAGTAAAAGTCCTTCTAAAGAATCCCCAGCTTTGTCCTCTCCAATTCGTCCAAATACGGCTCCAGAAACTCCAATGGATGATAAATTCTGAACCACATTGCCCGATCCACCTAAGGATTGTTTTTCGTTTCGAACCCAAACTACGGGTACAGGAGCTTCAGGGGAAATTCGTTCCACAGAACCAATCAAATATTCATCCAAAATCAAATCGCCAATCACAAGTATTTTGATTTTGCCTAAATCCTCGAAAGATTTACGAAGTGAAGTTTTCTTAATTTTCAACAAAGCCAGATCCTTGAATTAGTTTACAACTAAACATAGAATCTAAAACCTTTCTCTGTGTCAACCTTCCCCTTACCTCTCTTTCCCTTACCAGATGTATTTCTGTTTCCGGGAATGTTTTTGCCTCTCCATATCTTCGAACCTAGGTATCGGATGATGTTAGATTTTTGTATGGAAAACGGCGGGGAACTGGGAATGGCACCTTATCCGAAAAATTGGATTGGGGCTGGCCTTCCTCCCATCCCGGAAGTTGTGGGGTATGGACATATCATCCAAAAGGAATCCTTACCGGATGGAAGATCCAATATCATTCTAGAAGGAATTGGAACTGCTGAAATTGTGAGTTTGGATTCCACAGAACCATTTTACATTGCTCAAATTGTTCGCAGGGAACACCAAAGAAATAAAAATGTTTCTGAAACCTTAAAAGAAAAAATTGAAGAATTACTCGTTCTCACCAAACGGATATTACTTGCCGAGGGCGCTGAAGAAGATTTAATTTTAAAAATGAACCAAATTTTGGTTCATCCTTATCCAGTCGATTTTATTGCATCCCTCATCTACTTTGATTTTAAAACGAAACAAACCATTTTGGAAACCACACATTTAGAAACCAAAGCGGATCTTCTCAAAACAGTTTTACTTGGTCTTAATTTAAGTGAGTAGAAGGTTTTGTTTTTAATTCAGCGACTAAAAATAAGAATTCAGGCATATCGGTTGGATTTTCACGGAAAAACACCCTAGGGTTTGTTTCTTTAGAGTTCAAATACAAATAACTAGAATTTTCTTTTCGGATGTATGCCCGTTCTAAGTAGTGATTGGTTTGTGAATAGTGTAAAAAATCTTTCATCAAATCACTAATGGCAATGTCACCTTCACTTTGTTTGTTTGTTGCAGAAAAGAAAACAGAAGTAGTATCATTCTCTTCTCTCTCCCAATGGAATTCACTAGTCCAATGTCCTTTCCCACCAAAAGCAAGAGTCGGATTTACGGAATCGGAAACTAAATTGGGGATAAATTCTTGGGATTCCCAAGGAACTCCTTTGCCTAAAAAATTCACTTTGGCTAGGTAAGTTTTCCAATGTTTGGAAAGCCCTCTCACTTGCAGTTTTGGCAAAGACAAACTTTCACGTAAAAATCCACGTAAGGTGAGAAATCCTAAAAATCCCAGATGCACTTGAGTCACGGATTGGAAGTCCCAAACCTCTTCTTGTTTCATGTGCGATAAAAACAAGGAATCCATCGCATAAAAGTCCTGGTGTTGGTAGGGGTAAAAAACGCCTGTAGATGAGGAAACTAAAGATCCGTCCGATCGATTCACAATAAGAATATCGACGGGAGGAGAAAAAGGGAAGAGTAAAAACCGCCCGTGAACCAGGCGGCTTAAAATTAAATTAGCTTAATCAGCTGCATACAAAGCAGTGATTTTGTCTTTGTACTTTTCCGTGATTAAGTGGCGTTTCATTTTGAAAAGGTTTGTCAATTCATCACCCACTTCAAACGGTTTGGTAATGAGAATGAACGGAGTCACCTGTTCAAAAGACTTAAATCCAGTTTTGGTATTGTTCAGAGCTTTGATTTCCTTTTTGTAGAAATCGAGAACCTTCGGATTTTCTATGAGTTTCTGTTTATCAGTCTCAGAAATTCCGTTTTCTTTCGCCCATTCTGTCAATTTGTCAAAATCAGGAACAACGAGTGCACCCAAATTCTTTTGGTCTTGTCCAATCACCATGACTTGCGCAATGAATGGAGACTCTGTGAGTTTGTCCTCGATAGGAACTGGCTCCACGTTTTCTCCACCAAGAAGAACCACAGTATCTTTCGCACGACCAGTGATGGTAAGGGTCTTTTTGAAATTGAACATTCCAATATCTCCCGTATCCATCCAACCATCTTTTAGAACTTTTGCTGTTGTTTCTGGATTTTTATAATACCCTTTCATCACTTGTGGTCCGCGGATGTGGATGACCCCACGAGCTCCGTATTTTCCAGAAATGAGTTTTTGGTTGGCATCCACATGTGTAAGAACATTTCCTAAATCATCCCGGATTTGTACGGAAGTTTCAGGAGTGATCACCCCAACAGAACCTTGGACTAACTTTTTGAAAGTTCTTACAGAAATTACCGGAGAAGTTTCCGTCATTCCATATCCTTCCAATACATTAATTCCAATATCATTGAAGAATGCATCCACATGTCTTTGGAGAGCTCCACCACCAGAAACAGATGCCTTTAGTTCTCCACCAGTAGCCTCTCTGATTTTGGAAAGCACCACTAAATCCAAAAGGAAATAAGGAACTGCCAAAACAATGGCTACAACCAAATAATAGAGTCCTCTAAAAAGGGAAACGATTGGGTTTCTTCCTACATAATCTACTTGGTTTCCTTTTAGGAACCTTGTTGCTGCGTTGAAATGTTTAGAGAAAAAATAAGCCAAATTGAATAAACCACGACGGATCGCAGGGGTTTGTTTTGGATCATTGATTCTAGTATAAATTCCGTTATAGATACTTTCCCAAAGTCTTGGAGCGGATGCCATAAAAGTCGGTTTTGACTTTTTCATATCATCGCGAAGGTCACGAACATTGGTATAGTATGTGGCACAACCAGCAGCAATTGCTAGGTATTCAAATACTCTTTCAAATACGTGCCAAACAGGAAGGATGGATAACATCCTTTCATCTTTTTTGATTTCGATCATACTTCCCAAGATGGCAGAGGTTTGGTGGATCATGTTGCTATGTTTCAACATAACACCTTTTGGCATACCTGTCGTTCCAGAAGTATAAATGATTGTGAAAAGGTCATCAGGGGCGATTGCTTTCATCCGCTCTTCTGCTTTTTTAGAACCCTTTGCACGAAGTTCCTTACCTTTTTCGATAAGATCATAAAGTTTCAAAACACCTGTAGCAGTGGACTTGTTGTCCATAACAATCAAGGTTTTCGCAAATTCCAATTGGGAACGATTCTTTTGGAATTTCTCGAGCATTTTGTCATTCTCGAGAAACACAACTTTCGCTTCACAGTGGTTTAGAATATAAGCAATTTCTGAATCGGTAATGTCTGTTCCGCGGGGAACATCACAAGCACCACTCATAAGAATTCCATAATCGGAAACAATCCACTCCAATCGGTTATCTGCAAGCAAGGCAACATTTTCTTTGGCAGCGACACCCAAATCAATGAGAGCTTCTGCTAAGTTGATACCAAGATCGTATACTTCTTTAAAAGTGACGGGTTTATAGGACTTAGATTCGTCTTTACTGACGAACGCGGGGCGGTTCCCAAATTTTTCAGCACTCTGCTGGAAGAGTTCGGGCAAATTGGCTGGCATTATTCTGACTCCTTTCTCAAAAGAAAACGTAAAAAGGTATCTTTAAGGGACTTTTTTAACGAACATGAGTCAAGACATTTTCAATCTTGTCATTGAAATCAATAGAAAATCAAAATGTTGTTTCGCATTGCACAATTATGGCAGATCCGACTCGGCCCATACATGTGAGCGAATCACAAGCCCGGAAAGGTCTGACCCAATGATCCCATACTGCCTATGCACAATTTTTCCGGCGCGATCAAAGACAAGGAGACATGGAATTCCTTCTACATGATAAAAATCTGTCATTTTCCAGTCTTTGTCAAGTAAGGTGGGATAACTCATCTTCAATCGATCCATATCTTTTTGGATTTTTTCCAAAGGTTCAGAGGTATCTGTATTGATTCCTCGGAATACAAAGTCCTTTTCTGAAACCGAAGACTTCCACTGGTTGATGGTAGGGACTGCTTTGGCACAAGGTTCACACCAAGTGGCCCAAAAATCCAAAACAACAACCTTCCCTTTAAAATCCTCTAATCTTTCTTTTTTCCCTGTAAGTCCTGGGAGAGAATCGGGATAAAAATCACTCACTTCCTTTGAGGGTTTACAAAAAAAGAGAGAAAGGAGAAAGATCAGATAAAAACTGGATGTAGAACGTCTGAATACTTGGATCATCATTTTTGAATTCACTAATTTATAATTACTTCTCCAACTTAGACGAATGGAATGATTACGTAAAGGGAAACTGGAGTGGAAAAGGAATTTCCATGATTCCTTCCATGGTGCAACCCTATGAAACGGGAGATGGAACAACCGTTATCTGGAAAGCAGGCCCTAAAGAAATCAAATCCCATTTCAAACGTGGAAAACAAGAATTTTCTCTGGTTTGGATTCTCGAATCGGAAGTTCTATGTGATAGAATCAAACTAACCGCAAAAGACGCAGATTGGGAATGTGAAATCCAAGCCATGACAAAAGACAGGTTTCATTTACATGTCCAACCAAAATCGGATAAATCCAAAATTCTATATTCGGGTGTGGTCACCAAAAAGACGGGTTTATTCTCCTTCCTCTAAAACCTTTCTAAAAACTTCTTCCGTAATCTTTGCTGCATTTTCCCAAGTAAACTCGGAGATGGAAACTTCTGGAGGGATTGGTTTCTCAAAGAATTTTTTGATTGATTCCGCCCAGGCCTTCGCATCCTCCTTTGTTTGGTAAGGAAGGTAAGTCACACCATCTTTGCCAATTTCACGAAACGTAGGAATGTCAGAAACAACACAATTCAAACCGTGGAAGATGGCTTCTACCATGGGAATTCCAAACCCCTCATATTTACTCGCAAAAGCAAACAGTCCCGCTCTTTTGTAGAGGTGTTGTAATTCAGAGTCAGAGACAGAATCTAAAATATGAATGTCTTTAAACAAAGCACGTTCTTGTCTTAACTCTTCTATAAATTCCGAAGACTCCCAACCGATTTTTCCAACAATCACCCAAGGTCTGTAATGGTGTGGGTCTATTTTTCGATACTCGCGAAAGACTTCGAGTAAAAATGGATAGTTCTTTCTTGGTTCAATGGTGGATACAGAAAGTAAATAATCTGTACCCAAATCTTTCACCCGTAGAGATGGTTCCGTTTCCAAAAGTTTCAACATTTCCTCTGGATTCACTCCTGGGTAAGAAACACCTGTTTGGTCTACGGGATAATCAAATTTACGACACATATCATCGCTAGTTTGTTTGGATATGGATAGGATAAAACTTGACCGTCTAACAGAGTAACGTTGAAACAACCTTTGTTGTACTTTGGCAATCCAACGCATAGTTTCGGGATACAAATACAAAACCAAATCACAATAAGTCAAAACCGCAGATAAGGAACTAGGCAAAAAAGGAGGTAGAACTTGTTGAGAGCCCCAAAACAAATCCAATCGATGTTTTAGTAGATAAAAAGGAATGAATAGATTGTAATACAATCCACCTTTCCATTTGAGAAATCCCCCACCTTTCACCCAAGTTACATTAGGTAAATTTAAAACTGCTTTATGATCTTCATGAATCGGCAAATGAGAAAATAAAAAGAAATCATATTCTTCTTTATGAGGAAATGCTTTTAAGGTTTCAGCAATTAACCTTCCCACTCCCGATACTCGTGTGGACAATGGCCTGGCATCGAGGCCAATTCGTTTGGTGGTTCTTACCATCGTTCCTTTACCTTGAGGGACAATTGGTGGAAATCAATTTTAGATTCCAGATAAGTAACCGCTGTTTTTTTACCTGCGACAAGACCGAAGGATAAAGTCTCCGCTTGGTTGAATTTGTATTCCTTATCTTTTAATGGGAAACAAGTAAAATTCTCTTCATCCAAAAGAGCAATGCCCCCACAAATATCCCATTCGTTTTTTGGTTTCAATGAAACAATGAGATCAATGAATCCTGCTGATAACAAACCTAACTTATACGCAATACTTCCCATGGAACGAATTTCAAAATCTTCCTGCCAAAAAGAATCAGAGAACAAACCTTCTTTCATTTCTGATAAAGATACAAGTAGAATTGGTTTTTTGGAAACTGGTTTCTCTTCTGCTAAAGGTTCCAATACAGAACCACTTTCAACAACCAAGGTTCTAAAATTTTCTTCTGTGGCAAAGGGAGGTTGTAACTTAGCAAAAAAAGTATTTCTATTTTTGGAAAAAAATTCACCAGTGGCTGGATTAAAAATAACACCCCAAATGGCTTCGCCGTTACGAACGAGTCCTAAACTGAGTGCAAATTGGTCGTTTTTTTTGACAAACTCGCGAGTTCCGTCAATGGGATCCAATATCCAAACCCATTCCTTATCCAAACGCCTGTTTGTATCTAATTTTTCTTCGGATAAAAATCCATGGTTTGGGAAACGAGCAGATATTTTTTCAAAAAGAAATTCACTCGCAAACAAATCCGCTTCGGTGACAGGATCGTTGCCACCTTTGTCACGAATCTGGAAGTCTGATTTATAAATGGAAAGAATTGAATCCCCTACCGATAACACCCACTGCCAAACTTCCCTAAAATCGTTTTCTTCCATTCCGTCCCGATATAAAATCTAATTCTTTTTTTCTTCTTTATGTGCACCCGCACCGAGATCCAGACCTTCTGGTTTCTCTAACACAATTTCTTCTGATGGTGAAGTCACATATGTTTCAGGATCAACTGGAAATTGGTATTGAAAATAATAGTTCTTATACTTTACAAAAAAAGTATTGGTTCCTTCTGGACGTTCTGTTTGTAAGTCTTGGAATTTAAGATCTTTTAAATCCTTTTTTGGATTGGATAGTCTTTTGGAGAGAGTACTTCTTACCGAACTTACCATATTGGTTTCAAAATTTTT encodes:
- a CDS encoding LIC11625 family surface-exposed protein produces the protein MKRVWIFCMVVLFPVTFVYSQQNSGLAEEFTKLEDYLRNPKLTDEQKKKNFETNMVSSVRSTLSKRLSNPKKDLKDLKFQDLQTERPEGTNTFFVKYKNYYFQYQFPVDPETYVTSPSEEIVLEKPEGLDLGAGAHKEEKKN